A part of Saimiri boliviensis isolate mSaiBol1 chromosome 11, mSaiBol1.pri, whole genome shotgun sequence genomic DNA contains:
- the PGD gene encoding 6-phosphogluconate dehydrogenase, decarboxylating, with translation MAQADIALIGLAVMGQNLILNMNDHGFVVCAFNRTVSKVDDFLANEAKGTKVVGAQSLKEMVSKLKKPRRIILLVKAGQAVDDFIEKLVPLLDTGDIIIDGGNSEYRDTTRRCRDLKAKGILFVGSGVSGGEEGARYGPSLMPGGNKEAWPHIKTIFQGIAAKVGTGEPCCDWVGEEGAGHFVKMVHNGIEYGDMQLICEAYHLMKDVLGMAQDEMAQAFEDWNKTELDSFLIEITANILKFQDADGKHLLPKIRDSAGQKGTGKWTAISALEYGVPVTLIGEAVFARCLSSLKDERIQASKKLKGPQKFQFDGDKKSFLEDIRKALYASKIISYAQGFMLLRQAATEFGWTLNYGGIALMWRGGCIIRSVFLGKIKDAFDRNPELQNLLLDDFFKSAVENCQDSWRRAVSTGVQAGIPMPCFTTALSFYDGYRHEMLPANLIQAQRDYFGAHTYELLAKPGQFIHTNWTGHGGSVSSSSYNA, from the exons ATGGCCCA AGCTGACATCGCGCTGATCGGATTGGCCGTCATGGGCCAGAACTTAATTTTGAACATGAATGACCACGGCTTTGTG GTCTGTGCTTTTAATAGGACCGTCTCCAAAGTTGATGATTTCTTGGCTAATGAGGCAAAGGGAACCAAAGTGGTGGGGGCTCAGTCTCTGAAGGAGATGGTCTCCAAGCTCAAGAAGCCCCGGCGGATCATCCTCCTGGTGAAGGCTGGGCAAGCGGTTGATGATTTCATCGAAAAATTG GTACCATTATTGGACACTGGTGACATCATCATTGATGGAGGAAATTCTGAATATAGGGACACCACA AGACGGTGCCGAGACCTCAAGGCCAAGGGAATTTTATTTGTGGGGAGTGGAGTCAGTGGTGGAGAGGAAGGGGCCCGGTATGGCCCATCACTCATGCCAGGAGGGAACAAAGAAGCATG GCCCCACATCAAGACCATCTTCCAAGGCATCGCTGCAAAAGTAGGAACTGGAGAACCCTGCTGTGACTGG GTGGGAGAAGAGGGAGCAGGCCACTTTGTGAAGATGGTGCACAACGGGATAGAGTATGGGGACATGCAGCTGATCTGCGAGGCATACCACCTGATGAAAGACGTGCTAGGCATGGCACAGGACGAGATGGCGCAG GCCTTTGAAGATTGGAAcaagacagagctagactccttCCTGATTGAAATCACAGCCAATATTCTCAAGTTCCAAGATGCGGATGGCAAACATCTGCTGCCAAAGATCAGGGACAGCGCGGGGCAGAAGGGCACGGGGAAGTGGACTGCCATCTCCGCCCTGGAGTACGGCGTACCTGTCACCCTCATTG GAGAAGCTGTCTTTGCTCGGTGCTTATCATCTCTGAAGGATGAGAGAATTCAAGCTAGCAAAAAGCTGAAGGGTCCCCAAAAGTTCCAGTTTGATGGTGATAAGAAATCATTCCTGGAGGACATTCGGAAG GCCCTCTACGCTTCCAAGATCATCTCTTACGCTCAAGGCTTTATGCTGCTAAGGCAGGCAGCCACCGAATTTGGCTGGACCCTCAATTATGGTGGCATCGCCCTGATGTGGAGAGGGGGCTGCATCATCAGAAG TGTATTCCTAGGAAAGATAAAGGATGCATTTGATCGAAACCCAGAGCTGCAGAACCTCCTACTGGACGACTTCTTTAAGTCAGCTGTTGAAAACTGCCAG GACTCCTGGCGGCGGGCAGTCAGCACTGGGGTCCAGGCTGGCATTCCCATGCCCTGTTTTACCACTGCCCTCTCCTTCTACGACGGGTACAGACATGAGATGCTTCCAGCCAACCTCATCCAG GCTCAGCGGGATTACTTCGGGGCCCACACCTATGAACTCTTGGCCAAACCAGGGCAGTTTATCCACACCAATTGGACAGGCCACGGTGGCAGTGTGTCATCCTCGTCATACAATGCCTAA